One window from the genome of Candidatus Nitrosotenuis cloacae encodes:
- a CDS encoding phosphomannomutase — protein MKKSISGIRGIYGDDLTLRDILQFCSNFAPLIRSKKCAVGNDTRPSSNIIREVAVAALMSRGVDVYNLGMVPTPVVFREARKYGAGLIITSSHNPIQWNGLKFIIDGRGPNEAEFAKILEEKKPSGVQFGREYHVSSDYTKQALKIIGKIRHSPKVVIDIGGGAAANVAPELLRSLGCQVRTINQDSFNRGADPTADKLVQLASLSKRADIGFAFDLDGDRLVVVKDGKKQSPDATLALGMSKALDLGYKRFCLSIDTSIAVEKYITSHGGTVIRSKVGEANVIDMMRKKNCKAGGEGSSGGFILPEFNMCRDGILTAGLIAAMPDKKRIDEIISFVSSYYQLRTKLQVPSDMHDTVLEKFQKKIKGKFSEVITLDGVKTIVDEDTWCLVRKSNTEDIIRISVESNDLRKAGRIQKEITSLVKESYGKTR, from the coding sequence TTGAAAAAATCCATTTCCGGCATACGCGGAATTTATGGAGACGATCTGACGCTAAGAGACATTTTGCAATTCTGCTCAAACTTTGCGCCGCTGATCAGGTCAAAAAAGTGCGCAGTCGGAAACGACACGAGGCCCTCAAGCAACATAATCCGCGAGGTCGCAGTAGCTGCCCTCATGTCACGAGGGGTGGACGTGTACAACCTAGGAATGGTCCCGACTCCGGTCGTGTTCAGAGAGGCGCGCAAGTATGGCGCAGGGCTCATCATAACGTCGTCGCACAACCCCATACAGTGGAACGGACTGAAGTTCATAATTGATGGCAGGGGTCCAAACGAGGCAGAGTTTGCCAAGATACTGGAGGAAAAAAAACCATCAGGCGTGCAATTTGGCAGGGAATACCACGTCTCGTCTGACTACACCAAACAGGCCCTAAAGATAATCGGCAAGATAAGACACAGCCCCAAGGTGGTAATAGACATAGGCGGCGGCGCTGCCGCAAACGTCGCCCCCGAGCTTTTAAGGAGTCTTGGATGCCAGGTCAGAACAATAAACCAGGATTCGTTTAACCGAGGAGCAGACCCCACTGCAGACAAGCTTGTCCAGCTTGCGTCGCTGAGCAAACGCGCAGACATTGGATTTGCGTTTGACTTGGACGGCGACAGGCTTGTTGTCGTAAAGGATGGGAAAAAGCAGTCTCCTGATGCGACGCTGGCACTTGGCATGTCAAAGGCGCTTGACTTGGGATACAAAAGGTTCTGCCTCAGCATTGACACAAGTATCGCAGTTGAAAAATACATAACAAGCCACGGCGGAACAGTCATTCGCTCAAAGGTGGGCGAGGCCAACGTCATAGACATGATGCGAAAGAAAAACTGCAAGGCGGGGGGAGAAGGAAGCAGTGGCGGATTTATTTTGCCAGAGTTCAACATGTGCAGGGACGGAATTCTGACGGCAGGCCTGATTGCTGCGATGCCGGACAAAAAAAGAATCGACGAGATAATATCATTTGTGTCAAGCTACTACCAGCTCAGGACAAAGCTGCAGGTTCCATCAGACATGCACGATACGGTTCTGGAAAAATTCCAAAAAAAGATCAAGGGAAAATTCAGCGAGGTAATCACGCTGGACGGCGTAAAGACAATAGTGGACGAAGACACGTGGTGCCTAGTACGAAAGTCAAACACCGAGGATATTATCAGAATTTCAGTCGAATCAAACGACTTGCGCAAGGCAGGGCGCATCCAAAAGGAGATAACCAGTCTAGTAAAGGAAAGTTATGGCAAGACTAGATGA
- a CDS encoding winged helix-turn-helix domain-containing protein encodes MQIVADLLTATDQCGQEGIKVTTLLTRANLSHSRLAKFVENLTGAGLINKIEFDGKNTFVITPKGKQYLESYGRFHDLAESFGLEM; translated from the coding sequence ATGCAAATCGTAGCAGATCTGCTAACAGCTACTGACCAGTGTGGACAAGAGGGAATCAAGGTAACAACCCTGCTTACAAGGGCCAATCTATCGCATTCCAGACTTGCCAAATTCGTCGAGAATCTGACAGGCGCAGGACTGATCAACAAGATAGAGTTCGACGGAAAGAACACCTTTGTCATAACACCAAAAGGAAAACAGTACCTAGAATCATACGGGCGATTCCACGACCTAGCGGAATCATTCGGTCTTGAGATGTAG
- a CDS encoding AIPR family protein, which yields MAEKSNGLLEYIPGAHSLLVQKKQEQPMEGFSENIRGSIIEYTESGKSDVEKGHNFLHWVLTRVFEATEDDASDAIVDGANDLGIDAYLPVDFSDNKIRLFQSKYGTSHSEEAIAKFKEDVRRLLSKDVTKMRPELANLVTKIQEKNLKVECCYVTNQQVEYEGDDVVDIMDIDRIVKNLWDRIKKPAAGKKSKIKLEDKIHYKNTVVGILKLRELTEFVIKNRDYVFESNIRQWMQFKTNVNKGIRETLQSSPDKFFYYNNGITIVVSDFEQLEDNNLMLHAPQIVNGAQTSNSILDHAKRTNNLDGSITVTIIKADDEHDQNNITKYRNSQNSVRGKDLVSLMDFHKSIKSQLENYGYFYEIQAGSFDSKTKSQQIEFTGDTIYNRYLPDNHKKVIVAKDAIQVLIAGIEQRPTESYSSPAQFLPRGSKYDDVFNENLKDDYRLLLYPYLVKEFAKKSLGYGKRGGHKTKRYATLFFVAVFFRIVHKKILGTKGDFKEDIVKLEPIFKSYKLSERIMRLTDVVVTKFLEDTAVDDEMEIANTKHNFFSHHVWNEAMLRVVDKKIRQEEDEIESIKKLVSSLL from the coding sequence GTGGCAGAAAAAAGCAACGGACTGTTAGAGTACATTCCGGGCGCCCATTCGCTGCTGGTCCAAAAAAAGCAAGAGCAGCCGATGGAGGGCTTTTCTGAGAACATCAGGGGCAGCATAATAGAGTACACCGAAAGCGGCAAGAGCGACGTCGAAAAGGGACACAACTTTCTGCACTGGGTCCTGACCAGAGTCTTTGAAGCTACGGAGGACGACGCATCTGACGCAATAGTCGACGGGGCAAATGATCTTGGAATAGACGCATACCTTCCGGTGGACTTTTCTGACAACAAGATAAGACTGTTCCAGTCAAAATACGGAACGTCCCACTCAGAGGAGGCAATTGCCAAGTTCAAAGAAGACGTAAGGCGCCTGCTGAGCAAGGATGTCACAAAGATGAGGCCTGAGCTTGCAAACCTGGTGACAAAGATCCAAGAGAAGAATCTCAAAGTGGAGTGCTGCTACGTCACGAACCAGCAGGTAGAGTACGAGGGCGACGACGTGGTCGACATAATGGACATCGACAGGATTGTCAAGAATCTCTGGGACCGAATAAAAAAGCCGGCTGCCGGAAAAAAATCAAAGATAAAGCTGGAGGACAAGATCCACTACAAAAACACGGTCGTAGGCATACTAAAGCTGAGGGAGCTGACAGAATTTGTGATCAAAAACCGCGACTATGTCTTTGAGTCAAACATCAGGCAGTGGATGCAGTTTAAGACAAACGTCAACAAGGGAATCCGCGAGACGCTTCAGAGCTCGCCTGACAAATTCTTCTACTATAACAACGGAATCACGATAGTAGTTTCCGATTTTGAGCAACTTGAGGACAACAACCTGATGCTGCACGCGCCGCAGATAGTCAACGGCGCGCAGACATCTAACTCCATTCTGGACCACGCAAAGAGGACCAACAATCTGGACGGAAGTATCACAGTAACAATAATCAAGGCAGATGACGAGCATGACCAAAACAACATCACAAAGTACCGAAACTCGCAGAACTCTGTTCGCGGAAAGGACCTAGTCTCACTCATGGACTTTCACAAGTCCATCAAGTCACAGCTTGAAAACTATGGATATTTTTACGAGATACAGGCCGGCTCGTTCGACTCTAAAACAAAGTCGCAGCAAATAGAGTTCACCGGGGATACCATCTACAACAGGTACCTTCCAGACAATCACAAAAAAGTAATTGTTGCAAAGGACGCAATCCAGGTATTGATTGCGGGAATCGAGCAGAGACCTACCGAGTCGTACAGCTCACCTGCACAGTTCCTTCCGCGCGGAAGCAAGTACGACGACGTGTTCAATGAGAACCTCAAGGACGACTACAGGCTGCTGCTCTACCCGTATCTAGTAAAAGAGTTTGCAAAGAAATCTCTTGGGTACGGCAAGCGGGGAGGACACAAGACAAAGAGATATGCCACGCTGTTCTTTGTGGCGGTGTTCTTTAGGATAGTCCACAAAAAGATACTTGGAACAAAGGGCGACTTTAAGGAGGACATTGTAAAGCTGGAGCCAATCTTCAAGAGCTACAAGCTGAGCGAGAGAATCATGAGGCTCACCGACGTGGTGGTGACAAAATTCCTCGAGGACACCGCAGTCGACGACGAGATGGAGATTGCAAATACAAAGCACAACTTCTTTTCGCACCACGTGTGGAATGAGGCCATGCTGCGCGTAGTCGACAAGAAGATACGACAGGAAGAGGACGAAATAGAGTCAATCAAAAAGCTAGTAAGCAGCCTGCTCTGA
- a CDS encoding cupredoxin domain-containing protein, translating into MRKKHLIVLAAALFAAALAAALYEMGDANPDDATVEVGIESVPDGENVVAISMTSSRPGCETASLCYVPAEITVSSGQTITWINEDRGFHTVTSGYYDTPDGSFDSEHLEPGQKFRHAFDESGTFHYYCRLHPWMEGTVVVS; encoded by the coding sequence TTGCGAAAAAAACACCTCATAGTGTTGGCTGCAGCATTGTTTGCAGCCGCACTTGCAGCGGCCCTGTACGAGATGGGTGATGCAAATCCTGATGACGCTACTGTGGAGGTGGGAATCGAGTCCGTGCCTGACGGTGAGAATGTTGTGGCGATATCTATGACGTCGTCGCGGCCGGGTTGCGAGACGGCCAGTCTGTGCTACGTGCCTGCCGAGATTACTGTGAGCTCCGGCCAGACTATAACTTGGATTAACGAGGACCGTGGGTTTCACACCGTGACGTCCGGGTACTATGATACACCTGATGGTTCATTTGACAGCGAGCACCTGGAGCCTGGGCAAAAGTTTCGTCATGCTTTTGACGAGTCCGGGACGTTTCACTACTATTGCCGGCTGCACCCTTGGATGGAAGGGACGGTAGTTGTAAGTTGA
- a CDS encoding histone family protein: MKSSELGLSAMYRILKKAGAERVSDESADELRRVIEEVATTIAKSAVDMSNHAGRKTIRGEDVKLASKAFIKS, from the coding sequence ATGAAGTCATCAGAGCTTGGACTATCTGCAATGTATCGCATTCTCAAAAAGGCCGGGGCCGAGCGAGTCAGCGACGAGTCGGCAGACGAGCTCAGGCGCGTAATAGAGGAGGTCGCAACCACAATAGCAAAAAGTGCAGTCGACATGTCAAACCATGCTGGCCGCAAAACCATTCGCGGTGAAGACGTCAAGCTTGCGTCAAAGGCATTCATCAAATCATAG
- a CDS encoding TatD family hydrolase, with amino-acid sequence MAWLLDAHIHLSDPEYASNMDVIVNSMDRLGLRACAVSMDNESSKNTLAIAARSDHVLPFIGIHPEKAADDLDMMVDLIRNNAAAISGIGEIGLDKTYCSDEAQFKRQHLVFSTLLEVAEKLHKPVSVHSRKTLDEVLDMIPSYKTGGFLLHWFDGSKKQLARAMDLGCFVSYGPVMVYSQDKQVMASASNRDKILVETDGPVKFSHCFGMKAAQISFIPSVMFALSKTLGQSYDETEAMLEGNAKRYLRI; translated from the coding sequence ATGGCGTGGCTTTTGGACGCACACATACACCTCTCGGATCCGGAATACGCCTCTAACATGGATGTAATTGTCAACTCGATGGACAGGCTGGGACTGAGGGCGTGTGCGGTGTCTATGGACAACGAGTCGTCAAAGAACACGCTTGCAATTGCCGCAAGGAGCGACCACGTGCTACCGTTCATCGGGATTCACCCAGAAAAGGCAGCAGACGACCTGGATATGATGGTCGACCTCATACGGAATAATGCGGCCGCAATCTCGGGAATAGGGGAGATCGGGCTGGACAAGACATATTGTTCCGATGAGGCGCAATTCAAAAGGCAGCACCTTGTGTTCTCCACTCTCTTGGAGGTGGCAGAAAAGCTGCACAAGCCTGTCTCGGTTCACTCTAGGAAGACGCTGGACGAGGTGCTGGATATGATCCCATCATACAAGACGGGCGGATTTCTTTTGCACTGGTTTGATGGGAGCAAAAAGCAGCTTGCACGCGCAATGGACCTTGGGTGCTTTGTCTCATACGGACCTGTCATGGTGTACTCGCAGGACAAGCAGGTGATGGCGTCTGCATCAAACAGGGACAAGATACTAGTTGAGACTGACGGCCCGGTAAAATTCTCGCACTGCTTTGGTATGAAGGCAGCTCAGATCAGTTTCATACCTAGCGTGATGTTCGCTCTGTCAAAAACGCTGGGGCAGTCGTACGACGAGACTGAGGCCATGCTTGAGGGCAACGCCAAACGCTATCTTCGAATATAA
- the cgi121 gene encoding KEOPS complex subunit Cgi121: MITVKLLGGAKKSFGLDQILVDLQDAAIRDLLDHLVSIKPKSTPELDIKNMLIAVNGADSSAMDGLETIIRDGDVVSIIPIIHGGAPRTRFRICNKSVELFYIVHKKGENYALLDSIRKKFPRLVVEGVSAQYVLSVTHAKKIVGLSLFAQKNGLLLSKKLETDVLLRFAATKQISDAMDAVGIESADDFVLVAIGERKAQDSLHRFVGQYLGRMPDRTDSEFLQKHFGISKMHLSAAVSERPLEDILVERAAVLFH, from the coding sequence TTGATTACCGTAAAACTGCTGGGTGGTGCAAAAAAGTCATTTGGACTGGACCAGATACTTGTGGATCTTCAAGATGCTGCAATTAGGGACCTGCTTGACCATCTTGTATCAATAAAGCCAAAGAGCACGCCTGAGCTTGACATCAAGAACATGCTAATTGCAGTAAATGGCGCCGACTCGTCGGCAATGGATGGATTGGAGACAATCATTCGTGACGGCGACGTGGTGAGCATAATTCCGATAATTCATGGCGGCGCACCAAGGACACGGTTTAGGATCTGCAACAAGTCAGTCGAGCTGTTCTACATCGTGCACAAAAAGGGGGAAAATTACGCTCTGCTTGATTCGATTAGAAAAAAGTTCCCAAGATTGGTCGTCGAGGGAGTGTCTGCTCAATACGTGCTTAGTGTCACCCATGCAAAAAAGATAGTTGGACTGTCTCTCTTTGCGCAAAAAAATGGACTGTTGCTGTCAAAAAAGCTGGAGACTGATGTGCTTTTGAGGTTTGCCGCAACAAAGCAGATCTCAGACGCAATGGATGCGGTTGGAATCGAGTCTGCGGACGACTTTGTACTTGTTGCAATCGGGGAAAGGAAGGCGCAAGACTCCTTGCACCGGTTCGTCGGGCAGTATCTTGGGAGGATGCCAGACAGAACCGACTCTGAGTTTCTGCAAAAGCACTTTGGAATATCAAAAATGCACCTGTCTGCTGCCGTATCAGAGCGTCCACTTGAGGACATTTTGGTCGAGAGGGCAGCAGTGCTATTCCATTGA
- a CDS encoding THUMP domain-containing protein, protein MDLIVTCARHFEDETKEEIASILKEIGDAGPQIVITSFSGILTVKTTLSHTDVIKKIREKLEDEPWTIRYTMRVIPMFDVVECNLDSIADAAAAQSQKIKQDETYRITIEKRDSDISSAEIITRVADRIKNKVSLQKYDWVVLVETIGTICGVSILKDDEVLSVERTKRGSME, encoded by the coding sequence TTGGATCTAATCGTTACGTGTGCAAGGCATTTTGAGGACGAGACAAAAGAAGAGATCGCATCAATACTAAAAGAGATTGGCGATGCAGGGCCGCAGATTGTGATAACAAGCTTTTCTGGAATACTCACAGTAAAGACCACACTGTCCCACACCGACGTGATAAAAAAGATCCGCGAAAAGCTCGAAGACGAACCGTGGACCATCAGGTACACTATGAGAGTGATCCCAATGTTCGATGTAGTAGAATGCAACCTGGACTCAATAGCAGACGCCGCAGCAGCGCAGTCCCAGAAGATCAAGCAGGATGAGACATACAGGATAACCATAGAGAAGAGGGACTCCGACATATCCTCTGCCGAGATAATAACGCGCGTCGCAGACAGGATAAAGAACAAGGTCTCGCTTCAGAAATATGACTGGGTCGTCCTAGTCGAGACTATTGGTACAATCTGCGGCGTGTCAATACTAAAGGACGACGAGGTTTTGAGCGTAGAGCGCACAAAGCGCGGCTCAATGGAATAG
- a CDS encoding winged helix-turn-helix domain-containing protein: MSVYRTHMKIVSDILTTTRDDLPDEQGASITYLIRKANISHGRISKILNTLVSQGLLEQTNSDGACKYKISNVGREFLQAYNTFNRFADSFGLTI, translated from the coding sequence ATGTCAGTATACAGAACGCACATGAAGATTGTCAGTGATATCCTCACGACCACGAGGGACGACCTTCCAGACGAGCAGGGTGCAAGCATCACATACCTGATTCGCAAGGCAAACATCTCCCATGGAAGGATATCCAAGATTCTGAACACCCTGGTTTCGCAGGGGCTGCTGGAACAGACAAACTCAGATGGCGCGTGTAAGTACAAGATAAGCAATGTCGGCAGGGAGTTCCTGCAGGCCTACAACACGTTTAACAGATTCGCAGACAGTTTTGGTCTGACAATCTAA
- a CDS encoding Fe(2+)-trafficking protein gives MARICTKCKAEIPDSEQLDAMAATYPCCNKCWAEWKTYRIMVMNELRLDMSLPEHRKLLKKNEKIFVGVLTPQGDVIDFSNEDNRKPDKPQA, from the coding sequence ATGGCACGAATATGCACCAAATGCAAGGCAGAAATTCCTGACTCTGAGCAGCTTGACGCAATGGCTGCAACCTACCCGTGCTGCAACAAGTGCTGGGCGGAATGGAAGACGTACAGGATAATGGTGATGAACGAACTGCGTCTTGACATGTCTCTTCCTGAGCACAGAAAGCTGCTAAAAAAGAACGAAAAGATCTTCGTTGGGGTGCTGACTCCTCAGGGTGACGTGATTGACTTTAGCAACGAGGACAACCGCAAGCCAGACAAGCCGCAGGCCTAG
- a CDS encoding adenylosuccinate synthetase has product MPSTVVVGGFFGDEGKGKIISYLAQRDNPTIVVRGGAGPNAGHTIEDGDKKYKVRMLPSGFLNKKARLMIGPGVVVNPDVLHKEISEFDVSKRTFVDYNAGIIEKSHTDADSGGRLKEKIGSTGSGTGPANADRAMRTLKMAKEIDSLKQYMADVPGEVNAALERDENVLVEGTQGTFLSLFHGSYPFVTSKDVTASGICADIGLGPKNVDDVMVVFKSYVTRVGEGLLEGEISMEETASRGWAEVGTVTGRQRRAAEFNFNMAKRAVMLNSATQIGLTKLDVLFSECAHKQSFDDLSDNAKAFITKIEDVLNVPVTLIGTGPGVDDIIDLR; this is encoded by the coding sequence ATGCCTTCAACGGTTGTAGTTGGTGGATTTTTTGGAGATGAGGGAAAGGGCAAGATCATCTCATATCTGGCGCAAAGGGACAATCCGACAATTGTTGTCAGGGGTGGCGCAGGGCCGAACGCAGGGCACACAATCGAGGACGGCGACAAAAAGTACAAGGTCCGAATGCTGCCAAGCGGATTTCTCAATAAAAAAGCAAGGCTGATGATTGGGCCTGGAGTCGTGGTGAACCCGGACGTACTGCACAAGGAGATTTCGGAGTTTGATGTTTCAAAGAGGACGTTTGTCGATTACAATGCGGGAATAATTGAAAAGTCCCACACGGATGCGGATTCGGGCGGCAGGCTCAAAGAAAAGATAGGGAGTACCGGCTCTGGCACGGGACCTGCAAATGCAGACAGGGCCATGCGTACTTTGAAGATGGCAAAGGAGATTGACTCTCTAAAGCAGTATATGGCAGACGTCCCAGGCGAGGTAAATGCGGCACTTGAGAGAGACGAAAACGTGCTAGTTGAGGGGACTCAGGGGACGTTTCTCTCGCTGTTCCACGGCTCGTACCCATTTGTGACCTCAAAGGACGTGACTGCCTCTGGAATATGCGCAGACATAGGACTTGGGCCAAAGAATGTGGATGATGTGATGGTGGTTTTCAAATCGTACGTTACGCGCGTAGGCGAGGGCCTGCTTGAGGGAGAGATATCGATGGAGGAGACTGCGTCTAGGGGCTGGGCGGAGGTAGGCACGGTCACAGGCAGGCAGAGGCGGGCGGCCGAGTTTAATTTCAACATGGCCAAGCGGGCAGTCATGCTAAATAGCGCAACACAAATCGGCCTCACAAAGCTGGACGTGTTGTTCTCAGAGTGCGCGCACAAGCAGTCGTTTGACGATTTGAGCGACAACGCAAAGGCGTTCATAACAAAAATCGAGGACGTGCTCAACGTGCCTGTCACGCTCATCGGAACCGGGCCGGGCGTGGACGACATCATCGACCTGAGATAA
- the pyrF gene encoding orotidine-5'-phosphate decarboxylase, whose translation MTSYKQRIKKIASEKSPLILANDYDDRRQDLESRTIKNIRELHKYLCAIKLNFHVLLPLGQKQIQKITRLAHDSGLQTIADIKLNDIGNTNNVTVETLWDLGFDAVIVNPMMGPENLGNLIKLSHKNEKGVISLCHMSSPEAKVTYELQVGAKKSPLYHMFLEWATKMHSDGIIVGATFPDIVAFCKKKSGGSLNIYSPGIGTQGGDIQKTISAGSDYLIVGRSILTAKDPVSAARSLYELCKN comes from the coding sequence ATGACTAGCTACAAGCAGCGGATAAAAAAGATCGCCTCCGAAAAAAGCCCACTTATCTTGGCAAACGACTACGATGACAGGCGCCAGGACCTGGAATCAAGGACTATCAAGAACATCCGGGAACTACACAAGTACCTATGTGCAATAAAGCTCAACTTTCATGTATTGTTGCCACTGGGGCAAAAGCAGATTCAGAAAATAACTCGGCTTGCGCACGACTCCGGACTGCAGACGATAGCTGACATCAAGCTAAACGACATAGGCAACACCAACAATGTCACCGTGGAGACTCTGTGGGACCTGGGATTTGATGCAGTAATAGTAAACCCGATGATGGGGCCTGAAAACCTGGGAAATCTGATCAAACTCTCGCACAAAAACGAAAAAGGAGTGATATCACTGTGCCACATGAGCTCCCCTGAGGCAAAGGTCACGTACGAGCTGCAGGTTGGCGCAAAAAAGTCGCCCCTCTACCACATGTTCCTGGAATGGGCAACAAAGATGCACTCAGACGGGATAATCGTGGGGGCTACGTTTCCTGATATTGTGGCATTCTGCAAGAAAAAGAGCGGCGGGTCGCTTAACATCTACTCGCCTGGAATCGGCACGCAGGGTGGGGACATACAAAAGACAATCTCTGCAGGATCTGACTATCTGATTGTGGGCAGGTCGATTCTCACAGCAAAGGATCCTGTGAGTGCAGCAAGGTCGCTCTACGAGTTATGCAAAAACTAA
- a CDS encoding bis(5'-nucleosyl)-tetraphosphatase, with protein MVDERSAGMVLYRDDAGKKMFLLLHYPSGHWDFVKGRIEKDEQPKEAALREAREETGITDIQFVDGYEERIQYSYQYDGRAVRKEVIFFLAKTCTSSITLSDEHLNFTWLEFDDALKKITYQNARSLLAKSKKLVFA; from the coding sequence ATGGTTGACGAGAGATCCGCAGGAATGGTGCTGTACAGGGACGATGCGGGAAAAAAGATGTTTTTGCTTTTGCACTATCCATCTGGGCACTGGGATTTTGTAAAGGGCCGAATCGAAAAAGACGAGCAGCCAAAGGAGGCTGCGCTCAGGGAGGCAAGAGAGGAGACAGGCATCACGGACATACAGTTCGTCGACGGATACGAGGAGCGAATACAGTACAGCTACCAGTATGACGGAAGAGCGGTGCGAAAGGAGGTAATCTTTTTTTTGGCAAAGACCTGCACGTCGTCCATCACGCTGTCAGACGAGCACCTCAACTTTACATGGTTAGAGTTTGACGACGCACTCAAAAAAATAACATACCAGAATGCAAGAAGCCTTTTGGCAAAATCAAAGAAATTAGTTTTTGCATAA
- the uppS gene encoding polyprenyl diphosphate synthase produces the protein MNGIRQTAHYLSGFYKIYTRKLEREIRNGTIPNHIAVILDGNRRWAKKALAANERGHHIGADAVENLLDWCEELDIKIITLYVLSTENLDRADKELDYLFHLIHERLEKLYRDPRIHKNMMRVKAIGRTELLPDFINDVLKRLDDATKDYNRHYLNIAIAYGGQNELVDAVKKIGAKIKDGTLDVDSINKETIESNLYTAHLPQSAPDLILRTSGEQRMSGFLLWQGAYSELIFMDILWPEFRKIDLLRAIRTFQKRNRRIGK, from the coding sequence ATGAACGGGATAAGGCAGACTGCCCATTATCTTTCAGGATTTTACAAGATATACACAAGAAAGCTGGAGCGCGAGATAAGAAACGGGACCATCCCAAACCACATCGCAGTCATCCTTGACGGCAACAGGAGATGGGCAAAAAAGGCGCTTGCCGCAAACGAGAGGGGCCACCACATAGGAGCAGACGCAGTCGAAAACCTCCTAGACTGGTGCGAGGAATTGGACATCAAGATAATCACGCTGTACGTCCTTTCAACTGAGAATCTGGACCGCGCCGACAAGGAGCTGGATTATCTGTTCCACCTAATCCACGAAAGACTTGAAAAGCTCTACAGGGACCCGAGAATCCACAAAAACATGATGCGCGTCAAGGCAATAGGCAGAACGGAGCTCCTGCCAGACTTCATAAACGACGTCCTAAAGAGGCTTGACGACGCCACAAAGGATTACAACCGTCACTACCTGAACATAGCAATAGCATACGGCGGCCAGAATGAGCTGGTTGATGCAGTAAAGAAGATCGGAGCCAAGATAAAAGACGGCACGCTTGACGTGGACAGCATAAACAAGGAGACAATAGAATCAAATCTGTACACCGCGCACCTGCCGCAGTCTGCGCCGGATCTGATTTTGAGGACGTCCGGCGAGCAGAGAATGAGCGGGTTTTTGCTCTGGCAGGGCGCATACAGCGAGCTCATCTTCATGGACATACTGTGGCCCGAATTTCGAAAGATAGATCTTCTAAGGGCGATACGTACATTTCAAAAGAGAAATAGGAGAATAGGCAAGTGA